The genomic segment CTTCTTCAGGGAAATCTACAATAGCAAGCATTCTTGTTGAATTACTTGCAGAATATGGAAGAGAAGCGACTTTACTTGATGGAGATATTGTTAGGACTCACCTTTCTAAAGGTCTTGGTTTTTCAAGAGAAGATAGAAATACAAATATATTAAGAATTGGTTTTGTAGCTTCGGAAATTGTCCGACATAGAGGTGTTGCTGTTTGTGCAGCTGTTAGCCCTTATAGAGATGTAAGAAATGAGGTTAGGAATATGATAGGAAGAGATAACTTTATAATGGTTTTTGTTGACACTCCTCTTGAAGTATGCGAAAGTAGGGATTCTAAAGGGTTGTATATAAAAGCTCTTAGAGGAGAAATAAAGAATTTTACAGGAGTAGATGATCCATACGAAAGACCAGAGAATCCTGATGTTGTTCTTGAAACTGTGAATAAAACTCCTGAAGAAAATGCCAAGGAAATTGTAGATTATCTTGAAAGGGTAGGTTTTCTTAAAAGATGACGTAAGAAAAAATAAGCTCTTGACGTTTTAAAAAATTTTTATATATTAAAAATTCAAGATGAAAAAGAAAGATTACTTGAGCAAAAAGGTAGAGCACATAGATATAAAGGAATTTAATACAATTCCTATTATTGAGCAATTTGAGAAGATGGCTTTTCAAGCAAGGAATCTGGCAAGAGCTGCTAAGATTTACGACAAAATGCTTTTGGACGAGGATTGCACAATAATATTGTGCCTTGCTGGTTCTCTTTTCAGCGCCGGACTCCGCAAGGTTGTTTATGATATGATAGAGAATAACATGGTTGATCTTATAGTGTCAAGTGGTGCAATTATAGTAGATCAGGATTTCTTTGAAGCGCTTGGTTTTAGACACTATCAAGGCACACCTAGGGTAGATGATGAGGAATTGTTAAAATTAATGATTGACAGAATATATGATACATATATAGATGAAGAGGAACTTAGAGTTTGTGATATGACAATAGCTAAGATAGCTGATGCCTTAGAACCTCTTCCTTATTCTTCAAGAGAGTTTATTAAATTTATGGGACAGTATTTAGAGGAAAGGAACATAGGGCAAGATTCTGTTGTTAGAATAGCTTATCAAAAAGCTCTACCAATTTTTGTCCCCGCTTTTTCTGACTCAAGTGCTGGTTTTGGGCTTGTCTATCACCAATGGAAAAGAGGGAATAAACCAAAGGTTTCTATTGATTCTGCAAAAGATTTCTTAGAACTCACAAAGATAAAAGTGCATTCTAAGGATACAGGACTACTTATGATTGGTGGAGGTGTGCCGAAGAACTTTGCCCAAGATGTTACTGTTGCTAGTGACATTCTTGGGGAAAAAGTCAATATGCATAAATATGCGATTCAAATCACAGTGGCTGATGAGAGAGATGGAGGGCTTTCAGGTTCAACTCTAAAAGAGGCCCATTCTTGGGGAAAGGTGGATGACGATTTTGAACAAATGGTTTTTTCTGAAGCTACAATTGCTTTCCCTTTATTGGTAAGTTATGCTTATCATAAAGGGAGTTGGGAAAATAGAAAAGAGAAAAGACTAAATAATTTACTTGACAAAAAGGAGGGGAAGGTAAAAAAATGACGCCAAAGGAGGTGTTTTATACTAAAGGGGTAGGTGTTCATAAAGATAAACTTGCATCTTTTGAGTTAGCTTTGAGAAACGCAGGAATAGAAAAATGTAATTTAGTAAATGTTTCCAGTATTTTACCACCCAACTGTAGAAGATTGTCAAGAGAAGAGGGACTCAAAAAATTAAAACCCGGAGAAATAACTTTTGTTGTTATGGCAAGAAATGCTACAAATGAGCCAAACAGACTAATTTCTTCCGCTATTGGAGTTGCGATACCAAAAGATAAAAATAATTATGGATACCTAGCAGAACATCACGCTTTTGGAGAGACAGCGAAGAAGAGTGGTGAATATGCAGAGGATCTTGCTGCTTCAATGCTTGCTTCAACTCTTGGTATTCCTTTTGATCCTGATCAGGCTTGGGACGAAAGAAAACAAGTTTATAAGGCAAGTGGGCATATTTTCAAAACTTGGAATATCTGCCAATCTGCTGAAGGGAATAAAGATGGGCTTTGGACCACAGTTCTTGCTGCTGCGGTCTTCATTGTAGATGATTAAAACAGTTCTATATAACTTTGGCGGTCTAAAAGAAAGATACTTGGATTACGAGAAAGCAAAAATTGTTGTCTTACCAGTCCCTTTTGATAAGACGAGTTCTTGGGTGAAAGGGTCTGATAAAGGCCCAAAAGCAATAATTGAAGCCTCTATGAATATGGAACTTTATGATATAGAGACTGATTCAGAAGTTTATAAACAGGGAATATTTACCGCAGAGGAAATCATTACTTTAGACTCTCAGGAGATGATAAATAGTGTATATAATAAGGTGAAAGAACTTTTGAAGGATAAAAAATTTGTAGTAGTTCTTGGGGGAGAGCATACAGTGGCTCTCCCTTCAATAAAAGCGCACAATGAAGTCTATGAAAATCTTACGATTCTTTATTTGGATGCACATTCTGACGCAAGAGAATCGTATCTTGGTAATAAGTATAGTCATGCGTGTGTAATAGCAAGAATAAAAGAGATAACAGATAAGTTTGTTTTGGTAGGGGTAAGAAGTATGAGTTCCTCCGAAATAGATAAAGTAAATAAAGATAAAATTTTTTTTGCAGAGGATATCCACAACACTACTAACTGGATGAAAGAAGTAATTGGAAAGCTTACAAGAAATGTTTATATTTCTATAGACTTGGATGTTTTTGATCCTTCTGTCTTGCCTTCTACAGGAACACCAGAACCTGGAGGATTAGACTGGTATACTGTGATGAAGTTTTTAAAAGAGGTATGTGGGAATAAAAATATTGTGGGTTTTGATGTGGTTGAACTTTGTCCTAATCAAAATAAAGCTTCTGATTTCGTTGCAGCAAAGTTAATATATAAACTTCTGAGCTATAAGTTCTGTAAAGTTTAAGGAAGTCTTACTTCTAAAAAGCTGATTCTTAATTTCTTATTAAAGGGTTTTAAGAAATTCTTTAAGAGCTCCTTTCTCTTGACAGTTTAAAATTGGATGGATATATTTTTCAATAAA from the candidate division WOR-3 bacterium genome contains:
- a CDS encoding deoxyhypusine synthase, yielding MKKKDYLSKKVEHIDIKEFNTIPIIEQFEKMAFQARNLARAAKIYDKMLLDEDCTIILCLAGSLFSAGLRKVVYDMIENNMVDLIVSSGAIIVDQDFFEALGFRHYQGTPRVDDEELLKLMIDRIYDTYIDEEELRVCDMTIAKIADALEPLPYSSREFIKFMGQYLEERNIGQDSVVRIAYQKALPIFVPAFSDSSAGFGLVYHQWKRGNKPKVSIDSAKDFLELTKIKVHSKDTGLLMIGGGVPKNFAQDVTVASDILGEKVNMHKYAIQITVADERDGGLSGSTLKEAHSWGKVDDDFEQMVFSEATIAFPLLVSYAYHKGSWENRKEKRLNNLLDKKEGKVKK
- a CDS encoding arginine decarboxylase, pyruvoyl-dependent translates to MTPKEVFYTKGVGVHKDKLASFELALRNAGIEKCNLVNVSSILPPNCRRLSREEGLKKLKPGEITFVVMARNATNEPNRLISSAIGVAIPKDKNNYGYLAEHHAFGETAKKSGEYAEDLAASMLASTLGIPFDPDQAWDERKQVYKASGHIFKTWNICQSAEGNKDGLWTTVLAAAVFIVDD
- the speB gene encoding agmatinase; amino-acid sequence: MIKTVLYNFGGLKERYLDYEKAKIVVLPVPFDKTSSWVKGSDKGPKAIIEASMNMELYDIETDSEVYKQGIFTAEEIITLDSQEMINSVYNKVKELLKDKKFVVVLGGEHTVALPSIKAHNEVYENLTILYLDAHSDARESYLGNKYSHACVIARIKEITDKFVLVGVRSMSSSEIDKVNKDKIFFAEDIHNTTNWMKEVIGKLTRNVYISIDLDVFDPSVLPSTGTPEPGGLDWYTVMKFLKEVCGNKNIVGFDVVELCPNQNKASDFVAAKLIYKLLSYKFCKV